The window CAACACTTCTAGGCATAGAATCTCCTTTCGACCTGTATTTCGGGACTTTTTGTAGGCCACAGGAACAGAAAACACCTCGTGAGAGGGAAATCATACACGCGATCAGGAAGATTTCCACCTCAGGAGGCAGCGTCCCAGCATATCGCGGAAACAGATTGAATCGCAATGTAACCCTTCCCCAGCGACAAGGAAACACCAAAACCATGGGGTAACGGGTCCAGTTCATACTAAGAAGAGTCATACAACCGCAAGGTATTCGCTTACCGAATGGCATTAATCCTTTTCTCCGTCTGGCGGTTGGACCGACTCATCAAGCGCTCAGAAAATTCTTCCGTCGTCAGCATAAGTCATTTCGACAATCGCACTGCAACAAACAGACCAAGCGCGCGACGGTGCGGGTGCTTCTCCGCAGATAGCGTTTTGGCAACAAACGCCGCAATCTCGTAACTTTCGTCACGTCGGTGTTGTATTCACTCATCCCACTGAATCGTTCCCAAATTCCCCGAAGTATCATGCACGGTCTTAATTTAGTGAGATGCATCCGCGTATTGCTGCAGCTAATCACCTTTAGGCTGAGACGACTATGAAAAAACTACTGACACTATCAAAAGCCATATTGTACCTGCACTGGCCCCACTCGGATTAATGTTGCTTTTCCACGCAACCGACTTCCTGCACAAGGCCCAATCTCACCGGAGATGCGGTAACCTATCGAACATCATTCGTGAGCCCCTTAAGCTCACTCGGCAATCATTCTCTTCTGTCTAGGAGCGGTCGGCGTAGCTTGGTCGATCTATAAGCAAGATGACCGGGAGTGAATGAGGTAACCAGGCGTTCGGTTTCCCTCCTGTCGTTTGCGTTCCCGAACCATAGTCGCGGTGTTCGGCACGGCGCTTGCACCAAGGACGTGCGGTCCCGGAGTTGATAATGCCGAACGCTGAGAAGGAAGGGGTATGAGAAGACGACGACACGACCTAATGTTTTCCGTGGTCTAAAGCGGTTCGCGGGTCTACTCCACCGACTGGAAGTTTATCCTGGTCCCCACTGCGATCGCCTCCACATCGTTCCTTTCTTTTTTTCGGCTTTGGGTGGGCTACGTTCCGTGGATTCCCATTCGGACTGCAGTTTTTCCGATTCTTGTGGAATCTTAACTTCTGCTCTACGTTGAGTAAGCCTCCTAATTCGGCTTTTCTCAGAAGTTTGACGCCGAGATAGACCGATGGACAGTATCGACCGCCGCCCGAGGCGAACTCGAACCGACAAGTTGGAAGACATCTAACAGGAAATAGCATGGACACAGCAAACCTAACCTTCGCGCAAATCGCAATCTCCCTCTTTTCGGGGGCTTCTTTCCGTCGGTCTTGGATTGGTATGCCGGGATTTCGTTTCACTCCGGCAGTGAGATCGCTATCGAGCCGCACGCCATTGGACCGCGGGTCACGAACTCAACTCATCGAGAGCCGAAGCAGGTCGGATACTTCCGACCGAGATCGCGGGACTGGAAGGAACACGATACGTTACCGAGATGTCGCTAGGGAAGGCATTTACTTTTTCGAACCGTCGAATAGTCTTTACATCGACGGTTACGTGACTGAAACAAACGGATCGACGAGCAAAAACCATACTCGAAATTCGAGAAGCCGAAGTACACGATCATTCAGTTCGGTTCCACGGTGAATCGCGCTCGACACGGGTGAGGTGCTTCGGTCACATCTCTCATCCAGAACACCGCATCATCCGATCCAGTCGCCGGTGTGCTTCAGGCCACCAATCTTGCCCTTCACGAGGAAGCGATCAGATCCGGCGAAGTTGGCGCGACAAACGCAACGGTGTGGATACGAGTTCCGGTACGTGATCCAGGGGAAAAGGGAATGATGTCTTTGCTCTTTCCTTCTCTTTCAAAAGGACCTAAGGGATCACGGGGTTTGCACGACTATTCCGCTTTCCCCTCAAAAGCATAAGAAATCGCGAAAGTGAATTGATGGTGCAAGGGAGAGGTGCAAAGTGAAGCCGCCTGCAAACTAAGAGCTTCACGAGTATTTCAATCATTCGAAGCCAATTTTCCGCGCAGCTTGCAGCTTCGGGATATGAACCGGACAGAGATATTTGAATCACTCTTTATCAGCCACCGCCGGGAGCACGGTCCTTTCCCTGATCTGACAAGCTCAGATTGCGTCGATTAGCGGCGATATCTTTGCAGTACGGAAATTGAGACAAAACGAGAGCAGTATCCCCGTCACAATGGTACGCCCGCGGTCTTGTCGGTCTCAAGACCCTTCCAAATGGCTTTCGTAACGGGAAGATATCATGCGGTACGTGACTGCGACGAAGGCCTTAAGTTTTCCGCACGAGATCGTCGTTGATTTGATGACAACTGAAAAACAGGCTGCAAAAAAAAACAGCAAAAACGAATCCAGGTGTCGATCGTATCGACGGCAGCCGCAACACCTGGCTTGGGTTCCGTAATCTCAAAAAGGACGCGGTTGTTATCAAGTCAGACTCGAGGGCCTGCTCAGAACAGGTCGAAGGGGGACAATGAAGAGATCTGCGATCTCAGACTGAACGTTATTGTCTTTGCGGGCCGCTCCAAAGGGGCAAAGGAAACGCGTCGGCAACTTGAGATTCTTGACGACCGATGTGATGCCGTAGTCTCAGCCATCCGCAAGAAGATCGAGCGGACGCAATTCAGAGAAGACGCGGTGCGGCAGCGAGCTATTTATCCGCGAATGCTTACCGGTGAACTTTCCTGGAAGCCAACAGGTCAGGAACTTACCGAAACGGCCGACTCGGTAATCTCATTTGTTCCAACCGAAACTAGCTGGCGTGGAAGCGGGCGGCCGCACAGCATCTTTATAACTCCAGAACGGCCAGATGTTTTGGTCTTGATCTCTACGATCGGGGACTGATCAAATCTCCAACAGTCATCGTCACCGCGGCGTCCGGTGAAGGCAAATCATTTCTTGCGGCTATGCTGATCACGGACATCCGGGGCTCACCGCGCGGAAACGTAAAGGTCCGCGTGATGGACTACAGGCATTCGTTCAAGCCTATTTGTAAACTTTTTGGCGGCCGTCACATCGAGTTCAACGAGACAGATCCCAGGGCGATCAACATCTGGAACTATCCGGGAATCGAGAAGGGAAACCGCCCTACGAAGCGCCAGCTTTCAATGGTGTTGATGGACATTCTCATTCTTAGCAAGACGGCAAGGACAGATGCGATCACGAGTGCTATTGCCTCCACTGTTATCGATGAGGTCTATAAGATGTCGCTCGCTCGAAACGGAGACGGCAGACCGAAGTTTCAGCCAACTCTCGGACATTTTCTGGATGTTCTTAAGACCTATCACTGGGAGCCTGCACAGCAGGGCCAGGCGAGCGAGCTTTACTTGAAACTTAATGTTCACCGAAAAGACCCGTGGCTTAACTCGCCGACCCATCCCGACTATGACTTGCGTCGATGTTCGATGTGTTTGAACTTTCGGGTATCAGCGGCCTTGACGAGAAGATCCGCGAGAGCGTCGGCTTTCGGATCAGCGCCCAGATAATGCAGGAGATCGGCGAAGAGGACGAGCGTAAGCAAAAGACCCCGATCCTATTCCTCTGCGACGAAATGCGCGAGATCAACAAGCACTTTCCCGCGATTCAGGAACTCATTGCCGAGGCATCAGTGACCGGCCGTAAAGAAGGTCTTGTTACCGTCCTATTCTCGCAGGCTTACGAGCATTTTACGGGAACGACAGAGCGGCCGAATGAGATCGGAATTGACCTTGTAAAGAACTCCGGCGTAAAGATAGATCGGCAAACAGATCGGAGGTTTCGACCGCTGGCATCGGATTGCGAGCTGGCTCCTGAGACAGTTGCAGCGATCCGTGCGATCAGAAACCAATACGGAAGATACACCCAGTGGGTTTTCGTCATCGGCAGCGGAGCGGACAAGATCGTCCAGATGGCCGAAATTCGGCTGTCACCGGCAATGCTTTGGGCGAATACGAATGACACGAACGAAGCGAATGCGCGAAGACTTGTCGAGAATATTCGGCCCGACCTGCCGCCTGAGATCGTCGTTTCGTGGCTGGCCTCAAAGTACCCGAGCGGATTGACCGCCGTTGGACTCACGGAAATATCTTCTTTTGACCTGAATGAATTGAGCGGTTTGGAGGTAGCAGCATGATCGGAAGTAACGAAACAGTAAGACAGATCATTCTCGGAGCAGTTCTTTCTTCGATCTTCATCGGGATCGACGTTCGCCCCGCCCGGGCACAGTGGACGGTATTCGATCCGTCGCAATACGTTCTCCAAGTTGAGAAAAGGGTCGAAGAGGCGGCCCGGTGGCTTGAGACCATCAACCACTATATCGATACCTATGAACAAGCGGTCAAGCAGTACGAAAAGATGATTGAAAGCGTAACTAATTTGAGAGGGATTCTCGGCAAGGTTGAAGAACAAGTCATGCGGCACAAGCAGCTGATAACTACTTATGCGACCATCGGCCGTCTGATTCGTGGCACCTTTGAACTAAAGAAACGAATCGAGGCGACCATAACCAGCCAAATTCATTCAGTCGTCAATATTGCTCGACGATTGAAGAACGGCATCTTCGATATGGACGCAAACAAGCGGGACCTTGATGACTTTCTTCGGCATTCGATCGGACGAAGCGCCGATGCCCACCTAAAGAATCTCGAACGCCTCGCAAAGCTAGATTCGGAACTCGAACGGATGCTCTTTGACCGAGAAAACATGCTTCTCGATCTAGCCAAGCTTTACGAAGAACGCGAGAAGATCGCTGATGAAACGCGAGCGATAGAAGCTAATCCAGCGGCAAATCGGGACGGCGTTCAATCTCTGATAGACCAGATGCTCGCGATCAACCTCCGCATATCAACCGTCGAAGGTCAGCTGCGCGAACTTGAGGCGAAGATACAGGAGAAGTTTATCGCCTACGGCCTCAAGATCGAGCAGATGACAGAGTTCGGAAAAGAAATTCGCCGAAGCACTGAGATGATGACTGGGATCACACGAGCGTCGGATGAATTTCTTCGCGAACTCGAACGCTATGAAGTATGGAATGACGACGTCTATGAAAGCCCTCTTCCATAATCGCCAGAATACAGGATCTAAGAACTAAAACATCAAAGCCATGAAAAACGTGACCTCTTTTCGCCACGCTTTAGCGACAGCTCTATTCATTCTTGCCTACATCGTCTCGCCATACCTCCTCGCCTCGAAAGCGGCCGGGCAAACCCGGCCGCGCCCTCCTCGTGTCGAAGGGCAGACTCCAGTAGGAACGATGAACGGTCAACCTGTAACGGCAAATGACCTGATAATGACGATCAACTCGGATTCTCCGTTTATGCCGCCGCTGGATGGAAGTCCGGCGCCGATACTTGGGCAGTTTGAAACTAGATATCCTGCGAACCCAGTCGCGAGTCCTTCTCCCGGCCTGGTCCTTCCGCCAAAACCTCCCGCCCGAGTTTCAGCGAACAGATCAAGAATCTCATGCGGACTGGCCAGGAATGGCTGTTTCAATCCGTACTCAATGCAATCGTTAAGCCGCTCATGCCGATCCTTATGTTTCTAGCGTGGATCATAGCGAGTTTTGTTTTGATCCTCGCATTTATTCGTAGGTTCCATGACAACCGAGGTCTAGGACCCGAGCAACTCGTTGCCTGGGCGATCCGTTCGATCATTTTCATGGTATTGATCGGAGCGAGCCCGTTCATCATCGACGGCCTCACGATTACCGGCAAGTTCTTTGCGCGGCCAATTCGCGCCTACAACCGCTCACTGGTAGCCGAGTTTGACGACAAGATGAAGAAGTATGTGAAAGCAAACTTTGCCGTTGAAGATCCCAACGAACTGCTTGCCGAACGTCTTCCGAACGGGGAACCGGGACTTGTCGGCATCATCATGGATAAGGAATCATCCGTGAAAGACATAACCGGTGAACTCAACATACTCGGATGGGATATGCCCCGAATGTTTACCTTTATGGTGATCGGGCAGAACATCATAAAGTTCGGCGGATTGTTTCTTGCGATCGCGGGGCTATTCATATTGATAGGCCTGAAACTGGCGGCTCCTGTGCTGGCAGCTTTCGGCTTTGACGAGAAGTTTGCGGCTCAGATGTTCTACCCATTCTGTTGGGGCGTTGCAACATTCGCGCTGGCATTTCCGATGGTGAAGGAAGTGACTCTCTATGTTTGCTATGCATTCGGCGTTCTTGCTCTTTCGATCTACAACGGCGAAGCCACGTTCTCGCTCGATCCGGTACTGCGAAGATCCTAACCAACGGTGCCTATGATCCGGCTTCAAGTGCACTCATCGTTACATCTCTATTTTTTGTTTCAAGTCTCTGCTTCATTCTTGTTCCGTGGCTTAGTTACCGGGTTCTTCGCGGGCAAGTTTACGAAGGCGTTTCACAGATCTCGATGGGCTGGATGCTTTCAAGTATCGGAACCGCGCTTGAGACATACGGACTAGTAGCAGGAGCCGCCATCAATCGACAGGCCGAAAACACCCAAATTCAGGGAATCTACAATGCGGAGCAGACCGCCGCAAGAAAATCCCTCGAGGCAGCTAATCAATCAACCGACGCTCGTTTGGTCTCGTCCGTCGCCGGAGTTGAAGGCGGCCTTACCACGAGTCTGGGACAGATCCGGGCAAATCAGGTGACACAGACCCTGCTTGCCGAGGCGAGCAAGAACTATGGTCTGAGTAGCAGTGCAGCGGCAACGAAACGCGAGATCGCAGGGACACTGGCAGAGGCCCAGGGAACTAAAGAAGCTCGAACCATCGATGGAATGAAGGAAGTCGAACTGCGCGGTCAGGGCAATCTTGAGCGATTTGGAATGAAAACCTACGAATTCACACCTGGTGGCTCTTCGATCGCCGGAACTTCAGTCCCGATTCGCACCGGTCAGGAACTCTTCGACTGGTCGAGAAATAAGCATCCTATTCAAGAAGTGAACAAGCAGATGGACTCTACCACGCGCAGTAACATCGCACTTCAAAACAACAACACCGGCATCGTCGCGGACACGAAGGTAGAGGCAAGCAATGTTTATCAGGGTGAGATCAACCAAGCACTCGAAACTCAAGCCTCGCAAAGCAAGCAGGCTTTCAATACCGGAAGTTCGATCGCCTCTTCTAGCACCAGACAAGGAGCGGGAATTCAACTCTCAGGAATTCGCCGCTCGGCCGACATGGAGAAAGTATCAAATCAACTTAACTTTGAAGGCCGCACTGAGGCTGCGTCGATAAATCAGACCGCAGCGATGGAAGCTGCCAGACTCAGGATGGTGTCATCCGTCGTGACTGGGTTCTTTAGGGACATGGATCGGCGCCTAGAAGAAATGAAGCCAAAGTATTAGTGCTTCGAGAATAGAGCAAGTTCGAAAATCTCCAGTAGACTTTGAAGTTTCTCGCTTGACACTGGTGTTGGGTCGAGGGTGTAAGATTGAATTGTGGCTGAGAATGGAGCGTTACAGATCGGAGAGATTGCTGGGCTGGCTGGCGTCAGCGTAGATACGGTTCGCTATTACGAGAAGTTGAAATTGCTTCCGACGGCGGCACGGACGAATAGCGGTTATCGGGTGTTTTCTGTCGAGACGGCTGACCGCATCAGGTTTATCAAACAGGCGCAAGAAATGGGATTTACGCTTGACGAGATTAAGCAGCTTTTTGTTTCTGATGGCGGTGAGAACCAATGTAAAAGCGTGCGTGACCTTATCCAAGTTAAGTTAACTCAACTCGAAGATAGGATGCGGCAGATGAAGAGTTTTAAGGGCTTTTTAAATCGACATCTTGTTGCGTGTGAAAACGAATTGGACGCACACGGAAAAGCGGCATCGTGTCCGGTTCTCACGACAATTGAAATATCGAGGAAGTAAGCGAGGTGTTTTTGTATGGAAAAATCTAATGTTTTCGTCGGTGGTGCAATGTTTGCGGCTTTTGTATCAAGCCTGTGTTGCGTGTTGCCGTTGCTCGCAGTGGTATTCGGATTCGGTGCATTTGGCACAGCGGCGATCTTTGAATCAGTGCGCTACCCAATGATCGGTGTGGCATTCGCGGCCTTGGCTTATGGCTTTTATCGAGTCTATTTTCAACGAGAGGAATGCGCCGAGGGCGAGGTTTGCGCAACTAAGCCAGTGAGCCGTATCAACAAGATATTTCTTTGGATCGGAGCTATCGTTATCGTCGCGTTTGCTTTCTCGCCGTCATACTTGGGATACATCGCAGCGGCCATTACAAGTCCAACCACTCCAGCGGTGGAATCTGCTCCGATTGTCGTTCCAGAAGAATCGGCAACGAAGAAAACTGTTGTTCTGCAAATTCGGGGTATGACGTGCGATGCATGTGAAACGCACATCGAAGTTCCGCTTCGAAAGCTAAAGGGTGTCATATCGGCAGATGCGAACTACAAAAATCACAACGTAACGGTTGTTTACGATTCGGCGCAAGTAACGGTCGAGAAGATCAAACAAGCAATTTTGGCAACAGGTTACGAGTTGATATAAAGATATGGATTGTTGTAGTAATGGTGCGGTAAAGGCGAACGAATCGCCGCTGACGGCGTGTCAAATTTGCGGCGAGGCTGGGCGAATTGTTGCCAAGCAAACAGTCGTTCACCAAGTGATAAGCGAAAAGCTGTCGTCTGTCGGCGATGCGGAGTATAGATTTTGCGGATCGGCTGACTGCGATGTTGTTTATTATTCTGTGGACGGAAATGTCTTCACCACGGACGATGTTCGCGAGTTGGTTACGACCAAAACGAAGGGTGATAACCGACCGCTTTGTTACTGTTTCGGGTTTACAGAAGGACACGTGCGGCGGGAAATAGTATTGAAAGGCGAAACAACTATTCCGGCTCAAGTCACTCAATTCATCAAAGAAAAGCTCTGTGCTTGTGAGATTCGCAATCCTTCAGGCTCATGCTGTCTTGGTGAAATTAATCGAACAGTGCGACTAGTTGAGGAATTTTATTTTCACGCGGGTTCTGAAAAAGCGATCAAATAGCCGTTTGGGTCTTGAACCGCAAATTCTTTCATGCCGTAGTCCATCGTTTCGGGCCCCCAGGCGAAATTAACCTTATCACGAAATTCTAAAGCGAGAGCGTCCACTCCTTGTGAAAACATAGAACGTACCGCTGCAAATTGGAGCCGAAGGTGTTCCGTGCGGCGGTTCGGAATAAAACTGAAAGGTGATCTGTCCACGCGAAACCTCAGCCCACGTCGAGCTCGTCTCCGCTCCGTCACAGCCTGTTACCTCGAAGCCGAGTTTGCGATAATATGCCAATGTTTCCCCGATATCCCGGACGAGGAGAGAAGGAACGAGTAGTTCGCTTAATCGAGTGTTTTCCATAAATGATACTCACTGAATAAAGATCAACAAAACTCCGCATGGATCCCAGACGTGGCAGATTTTTGTATCGCCGATCATTTCCGGTTCGTCGTAACGGGCGTTTGAGTAATCGCCCTCGTCGATTACTTTCTTTGCGTGTTTGTGCCAAGCATCAACGTCGTTAACATCGAATTTCATCATGAAATTTTCCGCCCAGTCTTTGACGTAGTAATTCTGCAAACGAAAAACTGCCCCGCCAAGACGACAATCCATCGTTCCGCCCCAGCCTTCTGTTAGTTCGAAGCCAAGAGCGGCGTAGAAAGTCTTTGAGATAGTAAAATCTTCGGTCGGAACATAAACTACAAGCTCATTTATTGTTGGGAGTTTATTTTTGGCTTCGAATTCAAAATCTTGGGGTTCCAGTTCTTCCGTACCGAGATCATCCAGAAATGTTTTCGTCTTGTCATCGAGGGTAGAGATGTCGGTTCCCGCTTCCAATAGAAGCCTTACGCACGTTCTTTGGTGATGAATATTATTCTTTTCATTTTTCATCAAAGGTTGAAGTGCCCAAACAAGCGGCGTGCATTTGTAGGTCTTATCAAGTTGGTTAACGTCCACTCCAGCACGGATCAATTCGTCAACTAACATGTCTCGCCCGCAATATGCAGCCCAATGCAAAGCAGTCGCCCCGTCTCTTTTATCAGAAAGATCGATCCTCGCACCGTTTTGAATGTAAAAAATGCCAAGATTCTCAGCATGAAGACTGGCAGCCGCCATTAAGGGCGTATCCGCATTTTCCGTTGACGAGTCGCCGTCGATCCTTGCTCCGTGTTCGAGAAGTATTTTCGCGACCTTGACGGCTTCATCGTCCGAAATCAATTTTGCAAAGACAGCATCACAGATTCGATGCAAAGGATGAGCCGTCGTCGAACATGGCGGACCAAGCGTGACACCGGCATTCGCTAAACTCGGCTCTCGCGAAAGCAGATGCCTGATGCCTTCGTAATCTCGTTCTTGAACGAGCATTCTTATATCTTTTTCCATCACTTTGTCTAGATCAAAAGACAATTCGCGAATGTTCGAAACGTCGCACGCCGCCGTATTCGCCTTGTGTCGCGAGATCAACCTGATCTTCGAAACGAAACCAAACACCGTCGTTCAAATCCGTCTCGGCACTTCGATTGGCGCGTTCCAGGATCGATTCAACATCTGACTTTACAATCAAGGCATCGACATCTACCGTGTATCGTGCAGAGTTATAGACTTTAAGGCCAAACAAATCCGCCTTTGAAGACTAGATGTTTTTGAAGCTCTGCGTCAGCGGTCAGCCGTGCAACAAGCCGTTCGAGAATGAACGCCGTTTCCAGATTCTGAAACGGCACACCGATCTCAACACTCAGGTTTATGAGCCTTTGCCGCACTGAAGTGCCTTTTGCTTTGGTGGTCATGGCACTATGACCTCCAGATGTTTGGTCAGTACCGATTCAAGTTTAAGCTCGTTTGCGGCTTTTGCAAGTTTGGCTTCGGTTGTCTTTCTTGTTGCAAGGGCCTCGCGGGCGGCCTTTATTGCTGTTCGTTCACCTATTTTTGTGATGAATTTGAGAGCCTCCAGGACCGCCCGTTCGACTGTGACGATTCGATAGCCCTTTTCATCCACGATCTGTTTGTCGAGCCTCGTTTTTGTTCGAATCAGTTTATAACCGGTTTCTCGGGTTCGTTTCTCCGGAGGAACCATTACCCATATTTCTCCCGGCACTTGTTCGGCAAGGTTGTAATGAGATAGAGCTGAAAGGCCCCCAATTGCTGAACCCGGCCCAAACTTTGAATACGCGATTTGGAATCCTACATCTTTATCCAGCGACGCCTTGGGATGGAGGTAGATTCCACGACCGATACGAACGAGGTCCTTTGCAGCGACAAGCCGAGATATGTCTTGCTGACTAATTCCCACGGACTTGCCTTGAGCCAGTGTAAAGACCCCAAGTTTTTTAACTTTTGGCACGTGATGCTTATCCATCGTAATAAGGATGCGGTGAAAAGCGACATTTGTCAATGAATAATGTCGCTATGCACCACATTTGACTTTCAAGAAGATGCCACATCACCATAACAAAGAAGCGGTAGGAAAGAAGCGGAAAAAGTATGGCAACCGGATACCAACGAGTATCAAGAAGAGCTCCGTGCCGAATTTGCGGAAAACCGGACTGGTGCAGCACAACCAAAGATCACAACATCACATTCTGTGCCCGTTCCGCGACAAATGCCGATAGACTCA is drawn from Acidobacteriota bacterium and contains these coding sequences:
- a CDS encoding heavy metal-responsive transcriptional regulator; the protein is MAENGALQIGEIAGLAGVSVDTVRYYEKLKLLPTAARTNSGYRVFSVETADRIRFIKQAQEMGFTLDEIKQLFVSDGGENQCKSVRDLIQVKLTQLEDRMRQMKSFKGFLNRHLVACENELDAHGKAASCPVLTTIEISRK
- a CDS encoding cation transporter; amino-acid sequence: MEKSNVFVGGAMFAAFVSSLCCVLPLLAVVFGFGAFGTAAIFESVRYPMIGVAFAALAYGFYRVYFQREECAEGEVCATKPVSRINKIFLWIGAIVIVAFAFSPSYLGYIAAAITSPTTPAVESAPIVVPEESATKKTVVLQIRGMTCDACETHIEVPLRKLKGVISADANYKNHNVTVVYDSAQVTVEKIKQAILATGYELI
- a CDS encoding ankyrin repeat domain-containing protein, whose product is MFGFVSKIRLISRHKANTAACDVSNIRELSFDLDKVMEKDIRMLVQERDYEGIRHLLSREPSLANAGVTLGPPCSTTAHPLHRICDAVFAKLISDDEAVKVAKILLEHGARIDGDSSTENADTPLMAAASLHAENLGIFYIQNGARIDLSDKRDGATALHWAAYCGRDMLVDELIRAGVDVNQLDKTYKCTPLVWALQPLMKNEKNNIHHQRTCVRLLLEAGTDISTLDDKTKTFLDDLGTEELEPQDFEFEAKNKLPTINELVVYVPTEDFTISKTFYAALGFELTEGWGGTMDCRLGGAVFRLQNYYVKDWAENFMMKFDVNDVDAWHKHAKKVIDEGDYSNARYDEPEMIGDTKICHVWDPCGVLLIFIQ
- a CDS encoding type IV toxin-antitoxin system AbiEi family antitoxin domain-containing protein, which translates into the protein MPKVKKLGVFTLAQGKSVGISQQDISRLVAAKDLVRIGRGIYLHPKASLDKDVGFQIAYSKFGPGSAIGGLSALSHYNLAEQVPGEIWVMVPPEKRTRETGYKLIRTKTRLDKQIVDEKGYRIVTVERAVLEALKFITKIGERTAIKAAREALATRKTTEAKLAKAANELKLESVLTKHLEVIVP